A portion of the Bactrocera neohumeralis isolate Rockhampton chromosome 2, APGP_CSIRO_Bneo_wtdbg2-racon-allhic-juicebox.fasta_v2, whole genome shotgun sequence genome contains these proteins:
- the LOC126751393 gene encoding soluble guanylate cyclase 88E isoform X2 yields MYGLLLENLSEYIKSVYGEEKWEDIRRQAGIDSPSFSVHQVYPENMLNKLAKKAQQVLGVSEHEFMDQMGVYFVGFVGQYGYDRVLSVLGRHMRDFLNGLDNLHEYLKFSYPRMRAPSFICENETRQGLTLHYRSKRRGFVYYTMGQIREVARHFYHKEMHIELVREEILFDTVHVTFQLTFDNRAFTLASLAMTREEKHLPISAHVLFEIFPFCIVFGADMVVRSIGNSLMVILPDLLGQKITAWFDLVRPLIAFKFQTILNRTNNIFELVTVEPVTDRVDLQPSTELLLHDDGSEPEKTLRLKGQMVYMENWRMIMFLGTPVMPDLNSLITTGLYINDLSMHDFSRDLMLAGTQQSVELKLALDQEQQKSKKLEESMRKLDEEMRRTDELLYQMIPKQVADRLRRGENPIDTCEMFDCVSILFADVVTFTEICSRITPMEVVSMLNAMYSIFDTLTERNNVYKVETIGDAYMVVSGAPEKSVNHADKVCDMALDMVDAITDLKDPSTGQHLRIRVGVHSGAVVAGIVGLKMPRYCLFGDSVNTASRMESTGSAMKVHVSEPAKQFLSPCYKLTERGEIDVKGKGPMKTYWLEERENRKSLQLPPELFHPISTFTAATVTTATSIPSTAASTTDRRLSVSQTLKAIMPAAAQPVIGSVERMQLANATSAMINSMDAASAASTISPPQTSAGKERGRIYSPVTFTDIARRSIANSPVRNSFGSNECGRESRSNSMGHVFMRTPSDIFGSLILDTEEFLEDLQYSRNSLVNSGTTSSVCPYSPTPAFRIGSAPSKPRPNNPDQFTPEELAAMDQITPPSTAPPRETVTCKVAPTTSSASLEKSKASLTIPQEPVVSPPPPPAPQQPQQPLKEQLKQQKAQATNISNSTIASIPVPIIPKATAVAMPTTSTAKTKITNNNISFGSSRTSSRESLSPCSPPIRSNSAPLPMSKAARKAFLAAKQTKAIEKLDRMIEEANEVDVQNKRANMRRMAAFRDEGGGDGGGGCPLFLPPPPGPQMTNSMSDSGLAHHGHNHNYSQMHYATCHHAHEPKMSNSHSFSHTRGTAHQCCTGYNHSNGRHRMHSNACQLL; encoded by the exons ATGTATGGTTTACTGCTGGAGAATCTCTCCGAGTATATTAAATCAGTGTACGGCGAGGAGAAATGGGAAGACATACGACGTCAGGCTGGTATCGACTCGCCATCGTTCAGCGTACATCAAGTCTACCCGGAAAATATGCTGAACAAGTTGGCGAAGAAGGCGCAACAG GTACTCGGCGTCTCCGAGCACGAATTCATGGATCAAATGGGTGTGTACTTTGTCGGCTTTGTCGGACAATATGGTTACGATCGCGTGCTTTCGGTACTTGGTCGGCATATGCGTGACTTTCTCAATGGTCTCGATAATTtacatgaatatttaaaattctcaTATCCACGCATGCGAGCGCCATCATTTATTTGCGAAAACGAGACGCGACAAGGACTCACATTACACTATCGCTCCAAGCGGCGTGGCTTTGTCTACTACACAATGGGGCAAATACGTGAAGTGGCGCGACATTTCTACCACAAGGAGATGCATATCGAACTAGTGCGCGAAGAGATACTCTTCGATACCGTACATGTGACATTTCAATTGACATTTGATAATCGTGCATTTACGCTTGCATCGCTGGCGATGACGCGCGAAGAGAAGCATTTACCCATCAGTGCACATGTGCTCTTCGAGATATTCCCATTTTGCATTGTATTCGG CGCCGATATGGTGGTACGCAGCATTGGCAATTCTCTGATGGTCATCCTACCCGACCTGCTGGGGCAAAAAATTACCGCCTGGTTTGATCTGGTGCGCCCTTTAATTGCCTTCAAATTCCAAACT ATTTTAAATAGaacaaataacatttttgaattGGTCACGGTTGAACCAGTTACCGATCGCGTCGATCTTCAACCCTCCACCGAGTTGCTGTTGCATGATGACGGTTCCGAGCCCGAAAAGACGCTGCGTTTGAAAG GTCAAATGGTCTACATGGAGAATTGGCGTATGATCATGTTTCTGGGTACACCGGTTATGCCTGATCTCAACTCACTCATAACAACTGGCCTTTACATTAACGATTTGTCAATGCATGACTTCAGCag AGATCTCATGTTGGCCGGCACACAGCAATCAGTAGAACTCAAATTAGCGCTAGATCAggaacaacaaaaatcaaagaaacTGGAGGAGTCCATGCGCAAACTGGACGAAGAAATGCGGCGCACAGACGAATTGCTTTATCAAATGATACCGAAACAGGTGGCTGATCGTTTAAGACGCGGAGAGAATCCCATTGACACGTGCGAG ATGTTTGACTGTGTGTCAATACTTTTTGCTGATGTTGTTACGTTCACCGAAATCTGTAGTCGCATCACACCCATGGAGGTGGTGTCCATGTTAAATGCAATGTATTCTATATTTGACACGCTAACCGAGAGAAATAACGTCTACAAAGTGGAAACGATTGGTGATGCCTACATGGTTGTGTCGGGTGCGCCAGAAAAGTCCGTCAATCATGCGGATAAAGTTTGTGATATGGCCTTAGATATGGTGGATGCCATCACTGATCTAAAAGATCCATCGACGGGCCAACATTTGCGCATACGTGTGGGTGTGCATTCCGGTGCAGTGGTTGCGGGCATTGTTGGTTTAAAAATGCCGCGATATTGCCTCTTCGGTGATTCAGTGAATACGGCGTCACGTATGGAATCCACAGGCTCTGCAATGAAAGTACACGTCTCCGAGCCGGCAAAACAATTTCTTAGCCCTTGTTACAAGCTAACGGAACGCGGTGAAATCGATGTCAAAGGGAAAGGTCCAATGAAGACATATTGGTTGGAAGAGCGTGAAAATCGCAAATCGTTACAATTGCCACCCGAACTTTTCCATCCAATTTCAACGTTTACTGCAGCAACAGTAACGACTGCGACCTCAATTCCGTCGACTGCAGCCTCTACAACCGACCGTCGTTTGAGTGTTTCGCAAACTTTAAAAGCAATTATGCCAGCTGCTGCCCAACCGGTTATCGGTTCGGTGGAGCGTATGCAATTGGCAAACGCCACAAGTGCCATGATCAATTCAATGGATGCAGCGAGCGCGGCAAGTACGATCTCACCACCCCAGACCAGCGCTGGTAAAGAGCGTGGGCGTATTTACTCACCGGTAACCTTCACAGATATAGCGCGTCGTAGCATAGCAAATTCGCCAGTGCGCAATTCGTTCGGAAGCAATGAATGTGGTCGTGAATCACGTTCCAATTCAATGGGTCATGTTTTTATGCGTACACCTAGCGATATTTTTGGTTCGCTCATATTAGATACCGAAGAATTTTTAGAAGATTTGCAATACTCACGCAATTCATTGGTCAATAGTGGCACCACCTCATCGGTTTGCCCCTACAGTCCAACGCCCGCTTTTCGCATAGGTAGCGCACCGTCCAAACCACGTCCCAATAATCCCGATCAGTTTACACCCGAAGAGCTGGCTGCTATGGATCAGATTACTCCACCGTCGACAGCACCACCACGAGAAACTGTCACATGCAAAGTGGCTCCAACCACATCGTCAGCGTCGTTGGAAAAATCAAAGGCTAG CCTAACTATACCGCAAGAACCAGTTGTTTCGCCACCGCCACCACCTGCGCCACAGCAACCACAACAACCGCTCAAGGAGCAATTAAAACAGCAAAAGGCGCAGGCAACCAATATTTCAAACTCCACTATAGCCTCTATACCAGTGCCGATCATACCTAAGGCCACTGCAGTTGCGATGCCGACAACGTCGACCGCAAAGACCAAGAtcacaaacaacaacatatcATTCGGCAGCAGTCGTACATCATCACGAGAATCGCTGTCACCGTGTTCGCCACCGATTCGCTCGAATTCGGCACCACTACCAATGTCCAAAGCAGCACGTAAAGCATTCCTCGCCGCCAAGCAAACAAAAGCTATTGAAAAGCTGGATCGGATGATTGAGGAAGCAAATGAAGTCGATGTGCAAAACAAGCGCGCTAATATGCGACGCATGGCTGCCTTTCGTGATGAAGGTGGCGGCGATGGAGGTGGTGGTTGTCCACTATTTTTGCCACCACCGCCAGGCCCACAGATGACGAACTCCATGTCAGATTCAGGATTGGCGCATCATGG ACACAACCATAATTACTCGCAAATGCATTATGCCACCTGTCACCATGCGCACGAACCGAAAATGTCAAACAGTCACAGTTTCAGTCATACTCGTGGTACTGCGCATCAGTGTTGTACAGGGTACAATCACTCAAATGGGCGACATCGAATGCATTCCAATGCATGTCAATTGTTGTAA
- the LOC126751393 gene encoding soluble guanylate cyclase 88E isoform X1, translated as MYGLLLENLSEYIKSVYGEEKWEDIRRQAGIDSPSFSVHQVYPENMLNKLAKKAQQVLGVSEHEFMDQMGVYFVGFVGQYGYDRVLSVLGRHMRDFLNGLDNLHEYLKFSYPRMRAPSFICENETRQGLTLHYRSKRRGFVYYTMGQIREVARHFYHKEMHIELVREEILFDTVHVTFQLTFDNRAFTLASLAMTREEKHLPISAHVLFEIFPFCIVFGADMVVRSIGNSLMVILPDLLGQKITAWFDLVRPLIAFKFQTILNRTNNIFELVTVEPVTDRVDLQPSTELLLHDDGSEPEKTLRLKGQMVYMENWRMIMFLGTPVMPDLNSLITTGLYINDLSMHDFSRDLMLAGTQQSVELKLALDQEQQKSKKLEESMRKLDEEMRRTDELLYQMIPKQVADRLRRGENPIDTCEMFDCVSILFADVVTFTEICSRITPMEVVSMLNAMYSIFDTLTERNNVYKVETIGDAYMVVSGAPEKSVNHADKVCDMALDMVDAITDLKDPSTGQHLRIRVGVHSGAVVAGIVGLKMPRYCLFGDSVNTASRMESTGSAMKVHVSEPAKQFLSPCYKLTERGEIDVKGKGPMKTYWLEERENRKSLQLPPELFHPISTFTAATVTTATSIPSTAASTTDRRLSVSQTLKAIMPAAAQPVIGSVERMQLANATSAMINSMDAASAASTISPPQTSAGKERGRIYSPVTFTDIARRSIANSPVRNSFGSNECGRESRSNSMGHVFMRTPSDIFGSLILDTEEFLEDLQYSRNSLVNSGTTSSVCPYSPTPAFRIGSAPSKPRPNNPDQFTPEELAAMDQITPPSTAPPRETVTCKVAPTTSSASLEKSKARKITFSRSLTIPQEPVVSPPPPPAPQQPQQPLKEQLKQQKAQATNISNSTIASIPVPIIPKATAVAMPTTSTAKTKITNNNISFGSSRTSSRESLSPCSPPIRSNSAPLPMSKAARKAFLAAKQTKAIEKLDRMIEEANEVDVQNKRANMRRMAAFRDEGGGDGGGGCPLFLPPPPGPQMTNSMSDSGLAHHGHNHNYSQMHYATCHHAHEPKMSNSHSFSHTRGTAHQCCTGYNHSNGRHRMHSNACQLL; from the exons ATGTATGGTTTACTGCTGGAGAATCTCTCCGAGTATATTAAATCAGTGTACGGCGAGGAGAAATGGGAAGACATACGACGTCAGGCTGGTATCGACTCGCCATCGTTCAGCGTACATCAAGTCTACCCGGAAAATATGCTGAACAAGTTGGCGAAGAAGGCGCAACAG GTACTCGGCGTCTCCGAGCACGAATTCATGGATCAAATGGGTGTGTACTTTGTCGGCTTTGTCGGACAATATGGTTACGATCGCGTGCTTTCGGTACTTGGTCGGCATATGCGTGACTTTCTCAATGGTCTCGATAATTtacatgaatatttaaaattctcaTATCCACGCATGCGAGCGCCATCATTTATTTGCGAAAACGAGACGCGACAAGGACTCACATTACACTATCGCTCCAAGCGGCGTGGCTTTGTCTACTACACAATGGGGCAAATACGTGAAGTGGCGCGACATTTCTACCACAAGGAGATGCATATCGAACTAGTGCGCGAAGAGATACTCTTCGATACCGTACATGTGACATTTCAATTGACATTTGATAATCGTGCATTTACGCTTGCATCGCTGGCGATGACGCGCGAAGAGAAGCATTTACCCATCAGTGCACATGTGCTCTTCGAGATATTCCCATTTTGCATTGTATTCGG CGCCGATATGGTGGTACGCAGCATTGGCAATTCTCTGATGGTCATCCTACCCGACCTGCTGGGGCAAAAAATTACCGCCTGGTTTGATCTGGTGCGCCCTTTAATTGCCTTCAAATTCCAAACT ATTTTAAATAGaacaaataacatttttgaattGGTCACGGTTGAACCAGTTACCGATCGCGTCGATCTTCAACCCTCCACCGAGTTGCTGTTGCATGATGACGGTTCCGAGCCCGAAAAGACGCTGCGTTTGAAAG GTCAAATGGTCTACATGGAGAATTGGCGTATGATCATGTTTCTGGGTACACCGGTTATGCCTGATCTCAACTCACTCATAACAACTGGCCTTTACATTAACGATTTGTCAATGCATGACTTCAGCag AGATCTCATGTTGGCCGGCACACAGCAATCAGTAGAACTCAAATTAGCGCTAGATCAggaacaacaaaaatcaaagaaacTGGAGGAGTCCATGCGCAAACTGGACGAAGAAATGCGGCGCACAGACGAATTGCTTTATCAAATGATACCGAAACAGGTGGCTGATCGTTTAAGACGCGGAGAGAATCCCATTGACACGTGCGAG ATGTTTGACTGTGTGTCAATACTTTTTGCTGATGTTGTTACGTTCACCGAAATCTGTAGTCGCATCACACCCATGGAGGTGGTGTCCATGTTAAATGCAATGTATTCTATATTTGACACGCTAACCGAGAGAAATAACGTCTACAAAGTGGAAACGATTGGTGATGCCTACATGGTTGTGTCGGGTGCGCCAGAAAAGTCCGTCAATCATGCGGATAAAGTTTGTGATATGGCCTTAGATATGGTGGATGCCATCACTGATCTAAAAGATCCATCGACGGGCCAACATTTGCGCATACGTGTGGGTGTGCATTCCGGTGCAGTGGTTGCGGGCATTGTTGGTTTAAAAATGCCGCGATATTGCCTCTTCGGTGATTCAGTGAATACGGCGTCACGTATGGAATCCACAGGCTCTGCAATGAAAGTACACGTCTCCGAGCCGGCAAAACAATTTCTTAGCCCTTGTTACAAGCTAACGGAACGCGGTGAAATCGATGTCAAAGGGAAAGGTCCAATGAAGACATATTGGTTGGAAGAGCGTGAAAATCGCAAATCGTTACAATTGCCACCCGAACTTTTCCATCCAATTTCAACGTTTACTGCAGCAACAGTAACGACTGCGACCTCAATTCCGTCGACTGCAGCCTCTACAACCGACCGTCGTTTGAGTGTTTCGCAAACTTTAAAAGCAATTATGCCAGCTGCTGCCCAACCGGTTATCGGTTCGGTGGAGCGTATGCAATTGGCAAACGCCACAAGTGCCATGATCAATTCAATGGATGCAGCGAGCGCGGCAAGTACGATCTCACCACCCCAGACCAGCGCTGGTAAAGAGCGTGGGCGTATTTACTCACCGGTAACCTTCACAGATATAGCGCGTCGTAGCATAGCAAATTCGCCAGTGCGCAATTCGTTCGGAAGCAATGAATGTGGTCGTGAATCACGTTCCAATTCAATGGGTCATGTTTTTATGCGTACACCTAGCGATATTTTTGGTTCGCTCATATTAGATACCGAAGAATTTTTAGAAGATTTGCAATACTCACGCAATTCATTGGTCAATAGTGGCACCACCTCATCGGTTTGCCCCTACAGTCCAACGCCCGCTTTTCGCATAGGTAGCGCACCGTCCAAACCACGTCCCAATAATCCCGATCAGTTTACACCCGAAGAGCTGGCTGCTATGGATCAGATTACTCCACCGTCGACAGCACCACCACGAGAAACTGTCACATGCAAAGTGGCTCCAACCACATCGTCAGCGTCGTTGGAAAAATCAAAGGCTAG aaaaatcacattttcacGTAGCCTAACTATACCGCAAGAACCAGTTGTTTCGCCACCGCCACCACCTGCGCCACAGCAACCACAACAACCGCTCAAGGAGCAATTAAAACAGCAAAAGGCGCAGGCAACCAATATTTCAAACTCCACTATAGCCTCTATACCAGTGCCGATCATACCTAAGGCCACTGCAGTTGCGATGCCGACAACGTCGACCGCAAAGACCAAGAtcacaaacaacaacatatcATTCGGCAGCAGTCGTACATCATCACGAGAATCGCTGTCACCGTGTTCGCCACCGATTCGCTCGAATTCGGCACCACTACCAATGTCCAAAGCAGCACGTAAAGCATTCCTCGCCGCCAAGCAAACAAAAGCTATTGAAAAGCTGGATCGGATGATTGAGGAAGCAAATGAAGTCGATGTGCAAAACAAGCGCGCTAATATGCGACGCATGGCTGCCTTTCGTGATGAAGGTGGCGGCGATGGAGGTGGTGGTTGTCCACTATTTTTGCCACCACCGCCAGGCCCACAGATGACGAACTCCATGTCAGATTCAGGATTGGCGCATCATGG ACACAACCATAATTACTCGCAAATGCATTATGCCACCTGTCACCATGCGCACGAACCGAAAATGTCAAACAGTCACAGTTTCAGTCATACTCGTGGTACTGCGCATCAGTGTTGTACAGGGTACAATCACTCAAATGGGCGACATCGAATGCATTCCAATGCATGTCAATTGTTGTAA